The following are encoded together in the Anaerostipes caccae L1-92 genome:
- a CDS encoding glutamate-5-semialdehyde dehydrogenase has translation MLEQLGRQAKEASVVLAQASMNDKNELLREAADQLVTNQNYILSENVKDVKAAMERGMSEALVDRLTLTVDRIEGMAEGLRQVADLEDPIGAVTEMKPNKSGLLIGKKVVPLGVVGIIYESRPNVTADAFALCFKTGNACLLRGGSDAIHSNLAIAKVLQESLDKKKMPVFSIQLLEDTSRETATKMMQMTEYIDVLIPRGGAGLIRSVVKNSTVPVIETGTGNCHTYIDQYADPKMAVDIVVNAKTQRLGTCNTCESLVIHKDVVQTHLPAIVEALLQKGVQVRGDERVMAVSDRVMKAAEEDWGTEYLDAVISIKVVDSFDEAVEHINRYNTKHSEAIITDSYSHAQEFLEKIDAAAVYVNASTRFTDGFEFGFGAEIGISTQKIHARGPMGLDALTTTKFIIYGNGQIRH, from the coding sequence ATGTTAGAACAATTAGGAAGACAGGCAAAAGAAGCGTCGGTCGTTCTGGCGCAGGCATCCATGAATGACAAAAACGAGCTGCTCAGGGAAGCGGCAGACCAGCTTGTGACAAATCAGAATTATATTCTTTCGGAGAATGTGAAAGACGTGAAAGCTGCCATGGAGCGCGGGATGTCAGAGGCACTGGTGGACCGGCTGACTCTGACGGTAGACAGGATCGAAGGCATGGCAGAAGGACTCAGACAGGTGGCGGATCTGGAAGATCCCATTGGGGCAGTCACTGAGATGAAGCCCAATAAAAGCGGACTGCTGATCGGAAAGAAAGTCGTTCCTCTGGGTGTTGTAGGAATCATCTATGAATCCCGGCCCAATGTTACTGCGGATGCGTTTGCTCTCTGCTTTAAAACAGGAAACGCCTGTCTGCTCCGCGGCGGAAGCGATGCCATTCACTCCAATCTCGCGATTGCGAAAGTTCTCCAGGAATCTTTAGACAAGAAAAAGATGCCGGTATTCAGCATCCAGCTCCTGGAAGATACCAGCCGTGAAACTGCCACAAAGATGATGCAGATGACGGAATATATTGATGTCCTTATTCCAAGAGGAGGAGCCGGACTGATCCGGAGCGTCGTGAAAAACAGCACAGTTCCCGTGATTGAGACGGGAACCGGAAACTGCCACACTTACATCGATCAGTATGCAGATCCAAAAATGGCTGTCGACATCGTGGTCAACGCAAAGACTCAAAGGCTCGGAACCTGCAATACATGTGAGTCTCTGGTCATACATAAAGATGTTGTACAGACCCATCTTCCGGCCATCGTAGAGGCTCTGCTCCAAAAGGGAGTGCAGGTCAGAGGAGACGAGAGAGTCATGGCAGTCAGTGACCGGGTGATGAAAGCGGCGGAAGAAGACTGGGGCACGGAATATCTGGATGCTGTTATCTCGATAAAGGTTGTGGACAGCTTTGATGAGGCGGTAGAACATATCAACCGCTACAACACAAAACATTCCGAGGCGATCATCACAGATTCCTATTCTCATGCCCAGGAGTTTCTGGAGAAGATCGACGCGGCTGCGGTCTATGTGAATGCTTCCACGAGGTTCACAGACGGATTCGAGTTCGGCTTTGGTGCAGAGATCGGAATCAGCACTCAAAAGATTCACGCAAGGGGACCTATGGGACTCGATGCACTGACGACTACCAAATTTATTATTTATGGCAATGGACAGATCAGGCATTAG
- the rsxC gene encoding electron transport complex subunit RsxC: MALFTFSGGVHPDDGKEYAKNSPITEYLPKGDVVLPVGQHIGAPAKPIVQKGDQVLAGQKVAEAGGFVSANIYSSVSGTVKAIEPRVTPAGAKVNAIVIENDGEFKEAEFQAKPYQDMTRDEVLAAIKDAGIVGLGGAGFPTHVKLAPKDPGAIEYIIVNGAECEPYITGDYRIMMETPEVLVEGLNIVLDLFPKAKGIIAVEDNKKDAIAKVSDCVKGDARISVAELKTKYPQGAERSLIYATTGRAINSSMLPADAGCIVDNVATIVAVKDAVKEGKPLFQRVVTVTGDAIESPKNLLVRTGTNVSELIEAAGGFKGQPEKVISGGPMMGMAMFTTDVPAVKTFSSLLAFTKDPVSAVEPSNCINCGRCVSVCPQKLMPARLSVLADNNNFEAFEALHGDECVECGCCSFICPAKRNLAQSMKTGRKQVLANRRKK; this comes from the coding sequence ATGGCATTGTTTACATTTAGCGGCGGAGTTCATCCGGATGACGGGAAAGAATACGCAAAAAATTCCCCGATCACCGAATATCTGCCGAAAGGAGATGTTGTTTTACCTGTGGGCCAGCACATCGGGGCACCTGCGAAACCGATCGTACAAAAAGGTGATCAGGTACTGGCGGGACAGAAGGTTGCAGAGGCAGGCGGTTTTGTGTCAGCCAATATTTACAGCTCTGTTTCGGGTACGGTGAAAGCGATTGAGCCGAGAGTGACTCCCGCCGGAGCAAAAGTAAATGCGATTGTAATAGAAAACGACGGAGAATTCAAAGAAGCGGAGTTTCAGGCAAAGCCGTATCAGGATATGACCAGAGACGAGGTTCTCGCTGCGATCAAAGACGCAGGAATCGTCGGACTCGGAGGGGCAGGTTTCCCTACTCATGTGAAGCTGGCTCCGAAAGATCCGGGTGCCATCGAGTACATCATTGTCAATGGTGCGGAGTGTGAGCCTTACATAACCGGAGATTACAGGATCATGATGGAGACTCCGGAAGTCCTCGTGGAAGGGCTGAACATTGTTCTGGACTTATTCCCGAAAGCAAAAGGGATCATCGCAGTGGAAGATAATAAAAAAGATGCCATTGCAAAAGTCAGCGATTGTGTCAAAGGGGATGCTAGGATTTCGGTTGCGGAGCTGAAGACAAAATATCCGCAGGGAGCAGAGCGTTCCCTGATCTATGCGACAACGGGAAGAGCCATCAATTCCAGCATGCTTCCGGCAGATGCAGGATGTATTGTGGACAACGTGGCAACAATTGTTGCTGTGAAGGACGCAGTAAAAGAAGGGAAACCTTTATTTCAGCGTGTTGTGACAGTGACAGGAGACGCCATAGAAAGTCCGAAGAATCTTTTAGTGCGCACCGGAACGAATGTCAGCGAGCTGATCGAAGCAGCCGGCGGATTTAAGGGGCAGCCTGAAAAGGTGATCTCCGGAGGTCCGATGATGGGAATGGCTATGTTTACTACTGATGTTCCGGCAGTCAAAACATTTTCTTCTCTGCTGGCATTTACAAAGGACCCGGTGTCTGCCGTAGAGCCGAGCAACTGTATCAACTGCGGGCGCTGTGTCAGCGTCTGTCCTCAGAAGTTAATGCCGGCAAGACTGTCCGTACTGGCAGATAACAATAACTTTGAAGCATTTGAAGCTCTCCATGGCGATGAGTGTGTGGAATGCGGATGCTGTTCTTTTATCTGTCCGGCGAAGAGAAACCTGGCACAGTCAATGAAGACAGGACGCAAACAGGTCTTGGCAAATCGTAGAAAGAAGTAA
- a CDS encoding RnfABCDGE type electron transport complex subunit D — MNETLYRVSANPHVRDKSSTQSIMLDVILALLPATVFGIYIFGASAAVTIAVSIVTCVAAEYIYQKLMKQKVSVSDLSAAVTGLLLALNLPAGVPFWMPVLGGLFAIIVVKQVFGGLGQNFMNPALGARCFLMISFAARMTTFTYDGVTTATPLALLKAGKSVDLGSVFTGFIPGTIGETSAVLLLLGGAYLVLKKVISPLIPCIYVATVAVFVLLFGGHGFDLTYMASEIFSGGLMLGAIFMATDYVTSPITSRGKIIFGVLCGLLTGIFRLFGPMAEGVSYSIIIANLVVPLIEKITVPTPFGIVKAKGGKDNE; from the coding sequence ATGAACGAAACATTATATCGTGTTTCAGCAAACCCGCACGTAAGGGACAAAAGCTCAACACAAAGCATTATGCTGGATGTAATCCTTGCATTACTCCCGGCCACAGTTTTTGGTATCTATATCTTCGGTGCATCTGCGGCTGTGACCATTGCGGTCTCCATTGTCACCTGTGTGGCTGCTGAGTATATATATCAGAAGTTAATGAAACAAAAAGTATCGGTAAGCGATCTGAGCGCGGCTGTGACCGGACTCCTGCTTGCACTGAACCTGCCGGCAGGTGTTCCTTTCTGGATGCCGGTGCTGGGCGGCCTGTTTGCCATCATTGTCGTAAAACAGGTTTTCGGCGGCCTGGGACAGAATTTTATGAACCCGGCATTGGGAGCCCGCTGCTTTCTGATGATCTCTTTCGCGGCAAGAATGACAACATTTACATATGACGGTGTCACCACTGCGACTCCTCTTGCACTGCTGAAGGCGGGAAAGAGTGTAGACCTGGGAAGTGTCTTTACAGGATTCATCCCCGGAACGATCGGAGAGACATCCGCCGTCCTTCTCCTCCTGGGAGGAGCCTACCTGGTATTAAAGAAAGTGATCTCACCGCTGATCCCATGCATCTATGTGGCGACGGTGGCTGTCTTCGTACTGCTTTTTGGAGGACATGGCTTCGATCTCACTTACATGGCGTCTGAGATTTTTTCCGGCGGTTTGATGCTCGGTGCGATCTTCATGGCAACGGACTATGTAACTTCACCGATCACTTCCAGAGGAAAGATCATCTTCGGCGTCCTCTGCGGACTGCTGACCGGTATTTTCCGACTGTTCGGACCGATGGCAGAGGGAGTTTCTTACTCTATTATCATTGCGAACCTGGTTGTTCCTCTGATTGAAAAGATTACGGTTCCGACTCCGTTTGGAATTGTGAAGGCAAAAGGAGGCAAAGACAATGAATAA
- a CDS encoding RnfABCDGE type electron transport complex subunit G, which produces MNKSLVNDCIKLFIITLAAGLILGFVYNVTKDPIAKQEEKTKQEAYKAVFKDADRFEAVKLDKKEINKALKAKNLGQNTVSEIAKAVDKDGKGLGYVFSVTNPDGYGGDITLSVGVKNDGTVNGYETLTINETAGLGMKAKEEEFKSNFNNKKAKQFEVVKDGSGKSDDAKVDAISGATITSRAVTSGVNSCVALMDTLKGGN; this is translated from the coding sequence ATGAATAAAAGTTTAGTAAATGACTGTATTAAATTATTTATCATCACTCTGGCTGCCGGACTGATCCTTGGATTCGTTTACAACGTGACCAAAGATCCGATTGCAAAGCAGGAAGAAAAGACAAAACAGGAAGCATACAAGGCTGTGTTCAAAGACGCAGACCGTTTTGAGGCAGTGAAACTTGATAAAAAAGAGATAAACAAAGCTTTAAAGGCAAAGAATCTGGGCCAGAATACGGTCAGTGAGATTGCCAAAGCAGTAGATAAGGACGGAAAAGGTCTTGGATATGTATTCTCCGTGACAAACCCTGACGGATACGGCGGAGATATCACTCTCTCTGTCGGCGTCAAAAATGACGGTACGGTCAACGGATATGAGACTCTGACGATCAATGAGACTGCGGGCCTTGGTATGAAGGCAAAAGAAGAGGAGTTCAAGAGCAACTTTAACAATAAAAAAGCAAAGCAGTTTGAAGTCGTAAAAGACGGTTCCGGCAAGAGTGACGACGCAAAGGTCGATGCCATCAGCGGCGCTACGATCACCAGCCGTGCGGTGACAAGCGGAGTCAACAGCTGTGTTGCTTTAATGGATACATTGAAAGGAGGTAATTGA
- the rsxE gene encoding electron transport complex subunit RsxE, producing MKSNPIERLINGIVKENPTFVLMLGMCPTLAVTTSAINGAGMGLSTTAVLMFSNLIIGLMRNIIPDRVRIPGYIVIIASLVTVVQFLLQGYVPSLNASLGIYIPLIVVNCIILGRAESFASKNGAVLSFFDGVGMGLGFTVALTVIGAFRELLGAGTIFGAKIMPAAYEPITIFILAPGAFFVLACLVAVQNKVRNKKPKKAGESQASGCGDCASCGNGACGSRFFDNSVDDK from the coding sequence ATGAAAAGTAATCCGATAGAACGTTTGATCAACGGTATTGTCAAAGAAAATCCTACTTTCGTCTTAATGCTCGGTATGTGTCCTACCCTCGCGGTAACCACATCCGCCATCAACGGGGCAGGAATGGGACTTTCCACTACGGCCGTTTTAATGTTTTCCAATCTGATCATTGGACTCATGAGAAATATTATACCTGACAGAGTCCGTATTCCGGGCTATATTGTCATTATTGCATCTCTCGTAACTGTAGTGCAGTTCCTTTTGCAGGGATATGTGCCGTCACTGAATGCAAGCCTTGGAATCTACATTCCTTTGATCGTAGTAAACTGTATTATCCTGGGACGCGCAGAATCCTTTGCATCTAAGAACGGGGCAGTGCTCTCTTTCTTCGACGGTGTCGGAATGGGCCTTGGATTTACTGTTGCACTGACTGTGATCGGAGCCTTCCGTGAACTCCTCGGTGCAGGTACGATCTTTGGCGCAAAGATCATGCCGGCTGCTTATGAGCCGATCACGATCTTTATCCTGGCTCCCGGAGCATTCTTTGTCCTGGCCTGCCTTGTTGCAGTTCAGAATAAGGTAAGAAACAAGAAACCGAAAAAAGCAGGAGAGTCTCAGGCTTCCGGATGCGGCGACTGTGCAAGCTGCGGAAACGGTGCCTGCGGAAGCCGGTTTTTTGATAACAGTGTGGACGACAAATAG
- the rsxA gene encoding electron transport complex subunit RsxA yields the protein MSNLLLVAIGAALVNNVVLSQFLGLCPFLGVSKKVETAGGMGAAVIFVITIASAVTYFVYAGILVPFHLEYLQTIAFILVIAALVQFVEMFLKKSMPALYESLGVYLPLITTNCAVLGVALNNVQYDYNFITSVVNGFGVAVGFTIAIVILAGIREKLEYNNIPESFKGMPITLVTAGLMAIAFFGFSGII from the coding sequence ATGTCAAATTTATTATTAGTCGCAATCGGTGCGGCATTAGTTAATAACGTAGTATTGAGCCAGTTCTTAGGCCTTTGTCCTTTCCTTGGTGTATCCAAGAAGGTAGAGACCGCCGGCGGAATGGGCGCTGCGGTTATTTTCGTCATCACGATCGCCTCAGCGGTTACCTATTTCGTTTATGCTGGCATACTCGTGCCGTTTCATCTGGAATATCTTCAGACGATCGCATTTATTCTTGTCATTGCGGCATTGGTGCAGTTCGTGGAAATGTTTTTAAAGAAATCTATGCCGGCTCTCTATGAGTCTTTAGGCGTATATCTTCCGCTGATCACTACCAACTGTGCGGTGCTCGGTGTTGCATTGAATAACGTTCAGTATGATTACAACTTTATTACCAGTGTAGTCAACGGATTTGGAGTGGCTGTCGGATTTACCATCGCCATCGTGATCCTGGCCGGTATCCGCGAGAAACTAGAATACAACAACATCCCGGAATCTTTCAAAGGAATGCCGATCACTCTTGTCACGGCAGGTCTGATGGCTATCGCTTTCTTTGGATTCTCAGGAATCATATAG
- a CDS encoding RnfABCDGE type electron transport complex subunit B, which translates to MDITAIILAAVVVGGIGLVIAILLGIASEKFKVPVNEKEVAVRAELPGNNCGGCGYAGCDGLAKAIANGEAAVNACPVGGPSAAEKIGAIMGVEAGDFVKQVAFVKCAGTCEKASNKYEYTGQMSCVEAMNVPGEGPKACSFGCMGFGSCAQVCPENAISIVNGIAYVDKEACIGCGKCTDICPKGLIELVPYDKKHLVQCNSKDKGKDVMSVCKAGCIGCGLCAKECKLGAITVENNIAHIDYEKCVNCGLCAKKCPKKIITV; encoded by the coding sequence ATGGATATTACAGCAATTATTCTCGCGGCCGTCGTGGTCGGAGGAATTGGTTTGGTCATTGCTATTCTTTTAGGAATCGCTTCTGAGAAGTTTAAGGTTCCGGTCAATGAAAAAGAAGTAGCAGTCCGAGCAGAACTTCCCGGCAATAACTGCGGAGGATGCGGATACGCCGGATGTGACGGGCTTGCAAAAGCGATCGCAAACGGAGAAGCTGCGGTCAATGCCTGTCCGGTAGGCGGGCCTTCAGCGGCAGAAAAAATCGGTGCCATCATGGGTGTGGAAGCCGGTGATTTCGTAAAACAGGTGGCATTCGTAAAGTGTGCGGGAACTTGTGAGAAAGCATCAAATAAATACGAATATACAGGACAGATGAGCTGTGTGGAAGCGATGAATGTGCCCGGAGAAGGGCCGAAGGCCTGCTCTTTCGGATGTATGGGATTCGGAAGCTGCGCTCAGGTCTGCCCTGAGAATGCAATTTCCATCGTCAACGGGATTGCCTATGTTGACAAAGAAGCGTGCATCGGCTGCGGAAAATGTACCGATATCTGCCCGAAGGGACTCATTGAACTGGTTCCTTATGACAAGAAGCATTTAGTACAGTGTAATTCTAAAGACAAGGGAAAAGACGTCATGTCTGTGTGCAAAGCCGGATGCATCGGCTGCGGACTTTGTGCGAAGGAATGTAAGCTTGGAGCGATTACGGTAGAAAATAATATTGCTCATATTGATTATGAGAAATGTGTCAACTGCGGACTCTGTGCCAAAAAGTGTCCGAAAAAAATCATTACGGTATAA
- a CDS encoding YlmC/YmxH family sporulation protein yields MKFLELREKDVINCRTGDKLGCVIDLEFDPASGQILCLIVPKATKILCFTKGEFYYIPYKKIIRIGCDTVLVDINEKECLK; encoded by the coding sequence ATGAAGTTTTTAGAGTTAAGGGAAAAGGATGTGATCAACTGCCGGACCGGAGATAAACTGGGATGTGTCATCGATCTGGAGTTTGACCCGGCGTCAGGTCAGATTTTATGCCTGATCGTTCCAAAAGCGACAAAGATCCTGTGCTTTACAAAAGGTGAGTTTTATTATATTCCATATAAGAAGATCATTCGAATCGGCTGTGACACTGTATTGGTGGATATTAATGAAAAAGAATGTTTGAAGTGA
- the nrdR gene encoding transcriptional regulator NrdR, which yields MRCPYCGSENSRVIDSRHSEDNNSIRRRRQCDDCSKRFTTYEKIETEPLSVIKKDKTRQMYDRSKIKAGIVQSCHKLPISMGQIDQIVDEIETKIYNLGQREVESSLIGEIVMDKLKELNEVAYVRFAAIYREFKDVNTFMSELKKLLK from the coding sequence ATGAGGTGCCCTTATTGCGGAAGTGAAAATTCCAGAGTCATTGATTCCAGACATTCGGAAGACAATAACTCCATAAGGAGAAGAAGACAGTGTGACGACTGCAGCAAGCGTTTCACGACCTATGAAAAGATCGAGACAGAACCGCTGTCTGTGATCAAAAAGGACAAGACCAGACAGATGTATGACCGCTCCAAGATCAAGGCGGGTATCGTACAGTCCTGCCACAAACTGCCTATATCCATGGGACAGATCGATCAGATCGTAGATGAGATCGAGACAAAGATCTATAATCTCGGACAGCGCGAGGTGGAGAGTTCCCTGATCGGAGAAATCGTCATGGACAAGCTGAAGGAACTGAATGAGGTGGCATATGTAAGATTTGCCGCTATATACAGAGAGTTCAAAGATGTGAACACCTTTATGAGTGAACTAAAAAAATTGCTGAAATAG
- a CDS encoding YifB family Mg chelatase-like AAA ATPase, giving the protein MFCSMLSGIVSGAAGCIIQVEAELRSGLPYFTMVGRLSNEAKESRHRVESALRALGCPLPPMKVTVNLSPADIRKTGTAFDLPIAAAVMAGLNYIPFTKEPPICLLGELGLDGSVHGIRQCLPIIMEGKKQGIRRFMVPYDDMESLVYMKDVELVPVKHLSDAVDYFRNGCVLPYHFQKKRIILNSQCLDFSEIKGQAFLKRALEIAVTGRHHILLIGAPGCGKTMVLERIPSIMNSLSEDEYLEVQALYQAAGIHRDAGDFCPPFRKPHSSISRGALIGGGAVPKVGEITLAHKGVLFLDELAQFDAKCIEALRQPLEDKQIILNRLGRDYTMPADFLLAAAMNPCPCGNSFTPEACRCSAGQKRSYYHRLSGPVLDRFDLILTVGQEAKKMDAETETSAVIRSRVIEHIREEQRELSDTPYSYFSQIQAEDIEKICPLNKESQKILKEEQKKHHISMRGIHKIVRTAKTIAGMEQQSGIGEGHLIEALSLRNMEFLSEAVGYE; this is encoded by the coding sequence ATGTTTTGTTCGATGCTAAGCGGCATTGTCTCAGGCGCCGCAGGCTGTATCATTCAGGTCGAAGCGGAATTAAGAAGCGGTCTCCCATACTTTACTATGGTAGGCCGCCTTTCTAATGAAGCAAAAGAATCCAGGCACAGAGTGGAATCCGCGCTGCGGGCTCTGGGCTGTCCGCTCCCTCCGATGAAAGTTACCGTTAATCTATCTCCTGCCGATATCAGAAAGACAGGAACTGCATTTGATCTTCCCATCGCAGCGGCCGTTATGGCCGGTCTCAACTATATTCCATTTACTAAAGAACCGCCTATCTGCCTCCTGGGAGAGCTGGGACTGGATGGCAGTGTCCATGGGATCAGACAGTGCCTGCCCATCATCATGGAAGGAAAAAAGCAGGGCATCCGGCGGTTTATGGTTCCCTATGATGATATGGAATCTCTTGTATATATGAAAGATGTGGAATTGGTTCCGGTAAAACATCTCTCCGATGCTGTGGACTATTTCAGAAACGGGTGTGTGCTTCCATACCATTTTCAGAAAAAAAGGATAATTCTAAACAGCCAGTGTCTTGATTTTTCGGAAATAAAAGGGCAGGCTTTCTTAAAAAGAGCTCTGGAGATCGCCGTGACCGGGAGACATCACATTCTTCTGATCGGAGCTCCGGGATGCGGCAAAACTATGGTCCTGGAACGGATTCCTTCTATTATGAATAGTTTATCTGAGGACGAATACCTGGAGGTGCAGGCTCTCTATCAGGCGGCAGGAATCCACAGGGATGCAGGGGATTTTTGCCCGCCTTTCCGAAAACCCCATTCTTCCATATCCAGAGGAGCGCTGATCGGTGGGGGAGCGGTTCCAAAAGTCGGAGAGATCACACTTGCCCACAAAGGTGTGCTGTTTTTGGATGAACTGGCACAGTTTGACGCCAAATGTATTGAAGCACTGAGACAGCCGCTGGAAGATAAGCAGATTATTTTAAACAGGCTTGGGAGAGACTATACCATGCCTGCGGACTTTTTACTTGCAGCGGCCATGAACCCGTGTCCATGCGGCAACAGCTTCACTCCGGAGGCATGCCGGTGCAGCGCGGGTCAAAAGCGGTCCTATTATCACAGACTTTCCGGTCCCGTACTGGACCGTTTTGACCTGATCCTTACAGTTGGACAGGAGGCAAAGAAAATGGACGCTGAGACGGAAACTTCGGCTGTTATCCGCAGCAGGGTCATAGAGCATATCAGGGAGGAACAGAGAGAACTCTCGGATACTCCGTATTCTTATTTTAGTCAGATACAGGCAGAGGATATAGAAAAAATTTGTCCCCTGAATAAAGAAAGCCAAAAAATTTTGAAAGAAGAACAAAAGAAACATCATATTTCAATGCGGGGTATTCATAAGATTGTGAGGACAGCAAAAACGATTGCCGGAATGGAACAGCAAAGCGGGATAGGAGAGGGACATCTTATAGAGGCACTGTCTCTGCGCAATATGGAGTTTTTATCGGAGGCTGTGGGGTATGAATGA
- the dprA gene encoding DNA-processing protein DprA translates to MNEKLSWFWFTSLLEINRKTQGKILSAVLHPEELRKLNEETAKSFLNKRQYRLFLETRDESYICKKYEELKKQKTDYIIWKEPDYPQRLKQIYDYPFGIFRKGRPRESRLVIAMVGARSCTLYGREMAGYFAKELSGRGVLIVSGMARGIDGASHRGALDAGAPTAGVLGCGIDRIYPKVHQKLFADVEKQGVIYSEYGPGVEPFSFLFPQRNRIISGLSDGIFVVEAREKSGSLITADCGLEQNKEIFALPGNVTSDVSRGCHRLIQQGAKLVSGPEDILNEFPKFRVFSHNVCQFDKNSLARGEKMVYDVLSLEPKCLEQIASEARLPVTETVTSLYYLKRQGLAEEILKNYYIIKI, encoded by the coding sequence ATGAATGAAAAGCTTTCGTGGTTTTGGTTTACGTCGCTTCTTGAGATAAACCGGAAGACGCAGGGTAAGATTCTTTCTGCCGTTCTTCACCCGGAAGAACTCAGGAAACTTAATGAAGAGACTGCAAAATCATTTCTTAATAAAAGACAGTACCGGCTTTTTCTTGAGACAAGAGATGAATCTTATATCTGTAAGAAGTACGAGGAGTTAAAAAAGCAGAAAACAGACTATATTATATGGAAAGAACCCGATTATCCGCAGCGGCTTAAACAGATCTATGACTATCCGTTCGGGATTTTTAGAAAAGGCAGGCCGAGAGAATCAAGGCTGGTCATCGCAATGGTAGGGGCCAGATCCTGTACTTTATATGGAAGAGAGATGGCAGGATATTTTGCGAAGGAGCTGTCCGGGAGAGGTGTTCTGATCGTCAGCGGCATGGCCAGGGGAATCGACGGAGCTTCTCACAGGGGAGCCCTGGATGCAGGCGCGCCGACGGCAGGTGTTTTGGGATGCGGGATTGACCGGATCTATCCGAAAGTTCATCAAAAACTCTTCGCCGATGTGGAGAAACAGGGGGTGATCTATTCTGAGTATGGTCCCGGTGTAGAGCCGTTTTCTTTTCTCTTTCCGCAGAGGAACAGGATCATCAGCGGACTTTCCGACGGAATCTTTGTAGTAGAGGCCAGAGAGAAAAGCGGATCTCTGATCACAGCGGACTGCGGATTGGAACAAAATAAAGAAATTTTTGCACTTCCGGGCAATGTGACGAGTGATGTATCAAGGGGCTGCCACCGCCTGATCCAGCAAGGCGCCAAGCTGGTTTCCGGTCCCGAAGATATCTTAAATGAATTTCCAAAATTCAGAGTATTTTCACATAATGTCTGTCAATTTGATAAAAATTCACTTGCTAGAGGTGAAAAAATGGTGTATGATGTTTTGAGTTTGGAACCCAAATGCCTGGAACAGATAGCTTCGGAGGCAAGACTGCCGGTCACAGAGACTGTGACATCCTTATACTATTTAAAGAGGCAGGGGTTGGCAGAGGAAATACTGAAAAATTATTACATAATAAAAATATAA